The Diaphorobacter ruginosibacter genome contains a region encoding:
- a CDS encoding rolling circle replication-associated protein produces MSALQAKNEARMQSMGALLFARQQARAAEQAARSAAGLVSVSTTCRTASGSSLIVGGETYTGKDQVALAWTDNVITIDPIQSRITRLRKSLGVASKALHNAGSLKQQMWMQTLTYRGDNRAWKPEHISRYLDALRKWHYAKTGSKTVRYAWVAELQDRGVIHYHIVVWLEGGLTPPKGDRPWSRKDRAGLKLWEPPMWPHGMTRRDKAYCPVAYLMKYVSKVGQKTIGGFPHGARIHGCGGLSETGRACRRWVLWPSYVQANASVQDRFRPAPGGGYVNAETGELLLSDFAPTGGGFHSFIRVRRGPRRIEPCGPFSWLPEIKDAQ; encoded by the coding sequence GGCACGCATGCAGAGCATGGGTGCATTGCTGTTCGCACGTCAGCAGGCGCGTGCAGCTGAGCAGGCAGCGCGCAGCGCTGCCGGGCTTGTCTCAGTATCAACAACTTGCAGGACTGCAAGTGGATCGTCTCTGATCGTTGGCGGTGAGACCTACACCGGCAAAGATCAGGTGGCTTTGGCATGGACCGATAACGTCATCACCATCGATCCAATCCAAAGCCGCATCACGCGCCTGCGCAAATCGCTGGGCGTGGCTTCCAAGGCCCTGCACAACGCGGGCAGCTTAAAGCAGCAGATGTGGATGCAGACGCTGACCTACCGCGGCGATAACCGCGCGTGGAAGCCTGAGCACATCAGCCGATACCTCGACGCACTGCGCAAGTGGCACTACGCCAAGACCGGCAGCAAGACAGTGCGCTATGCATGGGTTGCTGAATTGCAGGACCGAGGCGTCATTCATTACCACATCGTTGTGTGGCTGGAAGGGGGCCTTACGCCGCCGAAAGGGGATCGCCCATGGTCACGTAAAGACCGGGCCGGTTTGAAGCTCTGGGAGCCTCCTATGTGGCCGCATGGCATGACCCGAAGGGACAAGGCCTATTGCCCGGTCGCGTACCTGATGAAGTACGTCAGCAAGGTGGGCCAAAAAACGATTGGAGGATTTCCGCATGGCGCTCGAATTCATGGCTGTGGAGGCCTGTCTGAAACTGGCCGTGCTTGCCGCCGTTGGGTACTTTGGCCTTCGTATGTGCAGGCTAATGCTTCGGTGCAAGACCGCTTTAGACCTGCGCCGGGAGGCGGTTACGTCAATGCTGAGACAGGAGAGCTTTTGCTCTCTGACTTCGCACCAACGGGCGGCGGTTTTCATAGCTTTATCCGCGTGCGGCGAGGCCCGCGAAGGATCGAACCATGCGGTCCGTTTTCCTGGCTCCCTGAAATCAAGGATGCGCAATGA
- a CDS encoding EB domain-containing protein, with amino-acid sequence MRIVYWRWLLAVMLVVLGHSAIASVPPGQGYVCRYGTGMSKESACADAAANEPPSGESVAYRFYGISASGFCQIMAQNKDGRDINLMNVPCSTAQVCPENSESVGGECVCKSGYSEQGGQCKSNQSAECGGKAGTFDIVNITSGWKRTPSVGDPSESWVVTNQLPSGGQFSVCSPSTPGGTSGCKQDIDANEPCADCKGWVSQTPGNNGMYRVSTDFRGHYSGESCSTSDSEVAPDLLTPDDSKDPPCPGYVGEVNGVKGCFGNAQKPVPSTDPNKPNNNGSDKGNPPAGNKPSEGEGSGTDGAGRTPSTGTGGSAGGPGGAAGGGTKPDGTTNKPGEGKEQAACGAPGQPPCKIDETGTPKEYKGDGGKGLDKWKADIEANRDQMKESGGGIFDSMNVLFSAPPLASCTPIPLPGGVAYEKQCEVVDTGRAIMAYVWALTAIWLCLGWIREAV; translated from the coding sequence ATGCGAATTGTTTATTGGCGTTGGCTGCTGGCCGTCATGCTGGTGGTCCTTGGTCATTCAGCCATAGCCTCGGTGCCTCCAGGCCAAGGCTATGTGTGCCGTTACGGTACTGGTATGTCGAAAGAGTCTGCATGCGCAGACGCCGCAGCAAATGAGCCACCGTCCGGGGAGAGTGTTGCTTACCGCTTCTACGGCATTTCGGCTTCAGGCTTCTGTCAAATCATGGCTCAGAACAAGGATGGCCGGGATATCAATTTGATGAATGTCCCATGCAGCACCGCCCAAGTCTGCCCTGAAAATTCGGAAAGCGTTGGCGGCGAGTGTGTGTGCAAGTCTGGCTATTCAGAGCAGGGCGGGCAGTGTAAATCCAACCAGTCTGCGGAGTGTGGCGGCAAGGCCGGTACGTTCGACATTGTGAATATCACATCGGGATGGAAGCGTACGCCCAGCGTTGGTGACCCTTCCGAGTCCTGGGTTGTAACTAACCAGCTTCCTTCGGGCGGTCAGTTCAGTGTTTGCAGTCCTAGCACGCCGGGTGGCACCAGTGGTTGTAAGCAAGACATTGACGCCAATGAGCCGTGTGCGGACTGCAAAGGGTGGGTATCGCAAACGCCCGGTAACAATGGCATGTACCGGGTCAGTACTGATTTCAGAGGTCATTACAGCGGGGAAAGCTGCAGCACTTCTGACAGTGAGGTAGCGCCTGATTTGCTCACGCCTGATGACTCGAAAGACCCACCGTGCCCGGGTTATGTCGGTGAGGTCAATGGTGTCAAGGGGTGCTTTGGTAACGCGCAAAAGCCGGTGCCATCTACCGATCCAAACAAGCCGAACAACAACGGCTCAGATAAGGGCAACCCTCCCGCGGGCAATAAGCCGAGTGAGGGGGAGGGGTCTGGTACTGACGGTGCAGGGCGCACGCCTAGTACTGGCACAGGCGGTAGTGCTGGTGGCCCTGGGGGCGCGGCTGGTGGGGGAACCAAGCCAGACGGCACGACGAACAAGCCGGGTGAGGGTAAAGAGCAAGCTGCGTGCGGTGCGCCGGGGCAACCGCCTTGCAAGATCGATGAGACAGGTACGCCCAAGGAGTACAAGGGTGATGGTGGCAAAGGTCTGGATAAGTGGAAGGCCGATATTGAGGCTAATCGCGATCAGATGAAGGAATCTGGTGGTGGAATTTTCGATTCCATGAATGTGCTCTTTTCAGCGCCTCCGTTGGCGTCTTGCACGCCCATACCTCTCCCTGGTGGTGTGGCCTATGAAAAGCAATGTGAGGTTGTCGATACTGGTCGCGCGATCATGGCTTATGTGTGGGCGCTGACGGCTATATGGCTTTGTTTGGGCTGGATCAGGGAGGCCGTTTAA
- a CDS encoding zonular occludens toxin domain-containing protein has translation MTDYAFVGKKGTGKSKHAVLRMRETYFKRKRAVATNLDIDLKAMFGPRSKVTYVRVPDKPTEFDLLAAGHGNPDSYDEDKNGAMVLDELGTWFNARTFNDKGRAGTLDFLAHARKHGWDCYYIMQDVSQVDKQLRDSFIEQTVRHVRYDKVRIPFVGTLIGMLLGDRFGYLPRFHQAVFRIGTNPQDLVSDRLWFKGQDIEPCYDTRQVFRLDYPYGTHSVLSPWHVEGRFLAGDEVPWWRKLLAILFKAKPQHVKPLAPLVPDLQLARVVKLARALPPDQSLQLVARYQRMRLSA, from the coding sequence ATGACCGATTACGCGTTCGTCGGAAAGAAAGGGACTGGCAAAAGCAAGCACGCTGTCTTGCGCATGCGCGAGACCTATTTCAAGCGAAAAAGGGCTGTGGCCACAAACTTGGATATCGATCTGAAAGCCATGTTTGGTCCGCGATCGAAGGTTACCTATGTGCGCGTGCCAGATAAGCCGACTGAGTTCGATTTACTGGCGGCGGGGCATGGCAACCCGGATTCCTACGATGAAGATAAAAACGGGGCCATGGTGCTTGATGAGTTGGGTACGTGGTTCAACGCGCGCACGTTCAACGATAAGGGGCGGGCCGGAACCCTTGATTTCCTGGCGCATGCTCGTAAGCATGGCTGGGACTGCTACTACATCATGCAGGACGTCTCCCAGGTCGATAAGCAGCTACGGGACTCGTTTATTGAACAGACCGTGCGACATGTGCGCTATGACAAGGTGCGCATTCCTTTCGTCGGCACGTTGATCGGGATGCTGCTTGGCGATCGATTCGGCTATCTGCCGCGTTTTCATCAAGCGGTTTTCCGGATTGGCACGAATCCGCAAGACTTGGTGAGCGATCGACTTTGGTTCAAGGGCCAGGACATTGAGCCTTGCTACGACACGCGGCAGGTGTTCCGCTTGGACTACCCATACGGCACACATTCAGTGCTTTCGCCATGGCATGTTGAAGGGCGCTTCCTGGCGGGCGATGAGGTCCCATGGTGGAGAAAGCTGCTCGCTATCTTGTTCAAGGCCAAGCCGCAACATGTCAAGCCGTTAGCACCGCTGGTGCCTGACCTTCAGTTGGCGCGAGTCGTTAAGCTGGCTCGAGCGCTGCCACCAGATCAATCGCTTCAACTGGTGGCACGCTATCAGCGCATGAGGCTGTCTGCATGA
- a CDS encoding recombinase family protein → MEIGYARVSTSEQNTDAQVEAFRRAGIEHIVEERRSAIKERPELAKLLKRLKKGDVLVVYKLDRLARSVSHFVRVFEDLQRRGIGFRSLTQSIETDTPHGRMFVHMLSAFAEFEREMILERSAAGIAAAKARGVKFGRKRSLTPVKEAHLVRLYGTGYYTMDALAHHFGVHTSSVKRAIYRVTKPGHSSLE, encoded by the coding sequence ATGGAGATTGGTTATGCACGCGTGTCTACCTCTGAACAAAACACAGATGCTCAGGTAGAAGCATTCAGGAGAGCGGGAATAGAGCATATTGTTGAAGAACGTCGGTCTGCAATAAAGGAACGACCGGAACTTGCCAAGCTGCTGAAGCGCCTAAAAAAAGGTGACGTATTGGTGGTCTATAAATTGGACCGTCTAGCGCGCAGTGTTTCGCATTTCGTGCGGGTTTTTGAAGATCTGCAACGACGGGGAATTGGGTTTCGATCATTGACGCAATCTATCGAAACCGATACGCCGCACGGTCGAATGTTTGTGCATATGCTGAGCGCATTTGCCGAGTTTGAACGGGAAATGATCCTAGAGCGAAGTGCAGCGGGTATCGCAGCAGCGAAGGCCCGTGGTGTGAAGTTTGGTCGCAAGCGATCTTTGACGCCTGTCAAGGAGGCTCACCTTGTGCGTTTGTATGGAACTGGTTATTACACGATGGACGCCCTAGCCCATCATTTCGGTGTCCATACTTCGAGCGTCAAACGTGCTATCTACCGGGTAACGAAACCGGGTCACAGCAGCTTGGAATAA
- a CDS encoding coniferyl aldehyde dehydrogenase, protein MTSYTHPADVRQWFELQHQASRAQVDVPLVVRRERLLRLGKLLDEHGPVLAAAVQADFGMRSPRLTEVADLFVLRAQLSHTLKNLSKWMKRKRVSTPLFLMPGRGWIERQPLGVVGIISPWNYPIQLALGPAIDALAAGNRVMIKCSELTPHTAAQLAAVVAQFFSTEEMCVVQGDAAIAALVSSLPFDHLVFTGSTAVGRKVAQAAAANLTPTTLELGGKSPCIVDADCDLQDAALKIVHGKLLNAGQTCIAPDYVLLPRGKEAAFADAYRAAVAQLFPYFEGNADYASIISSRHLARLRTMLQQAQTLGAQIEVMEPQPDTPPPPPTSIGDGVARQMAPTLVFGVTQDMQLLQEEIFGPILPVISYERLDDAIAHINAGARPLALYWFGRDDGIRDAVLRQTVSGGVSVNDTLMHITHDNLPFGGVGDSGTGAYHGEHGFLRFSHQKSVFVQSRLSLGAMLYPPYGARFDRIMGLLKRLF, encoded by the coding sequence ATGACGAGCTATACCCATCCAGCCGATGTCCGCCAGTGGTTCGAACTGCAACACCAGGCCAGCAGGGCACAGGTCGACGTGCCCCTGGTGGTGCGCCGCGAGCGGCTGTTGCGGCTCGGCAAGCTGCTCGACGAGCATGGGCCGGTGCTGGCGGCTGCGGTGCAGGCCGACTTCGGCATGCGATCGCCGCGCCTGACCGAGGTGGCCGACCTGTTCGTGCTGCGCGCGCAGCTCTCGCACACGCTCAAGAACCTCTCGAAGTGGATGAAGCGCAAGCGCGTGTCCACCCCCCTGTTCCTGATGCCGGGACGTGGCTGGATCGAGCGCCAGCCGCTGGGCGTGGTGGGCATCATCTCGCCGTGGAACTATCCAATCCAGCTGGCGCTCGGGCCCGCCATCGACGCGCTCGCCGCAGGCAACCGCGTGATGATCAAGTGCAGCGAGCTCACGCCCCACACGGCCGCGCAGCTGGCGGCTGTGGTGGCGCAGTTCTTCTCGACCGAGGAAATGTGCGTCGTGCAGGGGGACGCCGCCATCGCGGCGCTGGTGTCGTCGCTACCCTTCGATCACCTGGTGTTCACGGGATCCACCGCGGTGGGGCGCAAGGTGGCCCAGGCGGCCGCCGCCAATCTCACGCCGACGACCCTGGAGCTGGGCGGCAAGTCGCCGTGCATCGTCGATGCGGATTGCGATCTGCAGGATGCGGCGCTCAAGATCGTCCATGGCAAGCTGCTGAATGCCGGGCAGACCTGCATCGCACCCGACTATGTGTTGCTTCCGCGCGGCAAGGAGGCTGCGTTTGCCGATGCCTACCGTGCGGCGGTCGCGCAGCTGTTCCCCTATTTCGAGGGCAATGCCGACTATGCCTCCATCATCAGCTCGCGGCATCTCGCACGGCTGCGCACCATGCTGCAGCAGGCCCAGACGTTGGGCGCGCAGATCGAGGTGATGGAACCCCAGCCCGACACGCCGCCTCCGCCGCCCACGAGCATCGGCGACGGAGTGGCGCGGCAGATGGCACCGACGCTGGTGTTCGGTGTCACACAAGACATGCAACTGTTGCAGGAAGAGATCTTTGGCCCGATCCTGCCGGTGATCAGCTACGAGCGGCTGGATGACGCCATCGCACACATCAATGCCGGTGCGCGCCCGCTCGCGCTGTACTGGTTCGGCAGGGATGACGGCATCCGCGATGCGGTGTTGCGCCAGACCGTCAGTGGCGGCGTCTCGGTGAACGACACACTCATGCACATCACGCACGACAACCTGCCGTTCGGCGGGGTGGGTGACAGCGGAACCGGGGCCTATCACGGCGAGCACGGGTTCCTGCGCTTCAGCCACCAGAAGTCGGTGTTCGTGCAGTCGCGGCTCTCCCTGGGAGCGATGCTCTATCCCCCATACGGTGCCCGGTTTGACCGCATCATGGGCCTGCTCAAGCGCCTGTTCTGA
- a CDS encoding PLP-dependent aminotransferase family protein, whose product MKRISAARVTRLIAGWQVGDKSLAQRLCLALGKLIAARELPVGALMPSERALAQALVVSRGTVVAAYGLLRDAQLVSSQQGSGYRIVASSNHAPGEVHNRLVGEVLAMPKDIDMTSGALQSSPTLIALLSGLAGSDLARLVSGLGYDAYGLPELRAAVARYYGDLGLPTRSEQILITSGAQQAVWLLANALVDTADTVLVEDPTYRGSMEAFRRRNARLVGTPVTAAGFDWHALEQNLSLRPHLFYCFADCQNPTGRSLDGAARERLAALLQRHPVFVVEDGSQSELGVERTAPPLPLAALCDPERVATIGTLSKLFWGGLRVGWIRSSPSMIARLASMKAVNDLGSSRFDQRIAVELFERLSEARAHRHDEIHRTLHEAMQIVRAEGGDGWQWHVPDGGTAMWMRIPGAHAVALCQAAARRGLLLSAGPAYSVNEGFGEYIRLPFVRPAGVIAHTVGVIRRLLAEAAARDPA is encoded by the coding sequence ATGAAACGTATTTCCGCTGCCCGTGTGACGCGGCTCATCGCGGGCTGGCAGGTGGGTGACAAGAGCCTTGCCCAGCGTCTGTGCCTGGCGCTGGGCAAGCTGATTGCCGCGCGCGAGTTGCCCGTGGGGGCGCTGATGCCGTCCGAACGCGCGCTTGCCCAGGCGCTCGTGGTGAGTCGCGGCACCGTGGTGGCGGCCTATGGCCTGCTGCGCGACGCGCAACTGGTGAGCAGCCAGCAGGGCAGCGGCTATCGCATCGTTGCGTCGTCGAACCACGCACCAGGGGAGGTGCACAACCGGCTCGTCGGCGAGGTGTTGGCGATGCCCAAGGACATCGACATGACCAGCGGCGCGCTGCAGTCCTCTCCCACGCTGATCGCGCTGCTTTCGGGGCTTGCCGGCAGCGACCTGGCCCGCCTGGTGTCGGGACTGGGCTACGACGCCTACGGCCTGCCCGAACTCCGCGCGGCCGTGGCGCGCTACTACGGCGACCTGGGGCTGCCCACGCGCAGCGAGCAGATCCTGATCACCAGTGGCGCGCAGCAGGCGGTGTGGCTGCTGGCCAATGCGCTGGTCGATACCGCGGACACCGTGCTGGTGGAGGATCCGACCTACCGGGGCTCCATGGAGGCCTTCAGGCGGCGCAATGCGCGCCTGGTGGGCACGCCGGTGACTGCTGCAGGCTTCGACTGGCACGCGCTGGAGCAGAACTTGAGCCTGCGCCCCCACCTGTTCTATTGCTTTGCCGATTGCCAGAACCCCACGGGTCGCTCGCTTGATGGTGCAGCGCGTGAACGGCTGGCAGCCTTGCTGCAGCGCCATCCTGTCTTCGTGGTGGAGGATGGATCGCAATCCGAGTTGGGGGTGGAGCGCACCGCGCCGCCGCTACCGCTCGCCGCCCTGTGTGATCCCGAGCGGGTGGCAACGATCGGCACGTTGTCCAAGCTGTTCTGGGGTGGCCTGCGGGTGGGCTGGATCCGCTCGAGTCCCTCCATGATCGCGCGGCTGGCAAGCATGAAGGCTGTGAACGACCTGGGCTCGTCGCGCTTCGACCAGCGCATTGCGGTGGAGCTGTTCGAGCGGCTGTCCGAGGCACGGGCACACCGGCACGATGAGATCCACCGTACGCTGCACGAGGCGATGCAGATCGTGAGGGCCGAAGGAGGGGACGGCTGGCAGTGGCATGTGCCCGATGGCGGCACGGCGATGTGGATGCGCATTCCGGGCGCCCATGCGGTGGCGCTGTGCCAGGCTGCGGCCAGGCGGGGGCTGTTGCTGTCGGCCGGGCCGGCCTACTCGGTCAACGAAGGATTCGGCGAATACATCCGGCTGCCATTCGTGCGGCCGGCGGGCGTGATCGCCCATACGGTGGGAGTGATCCGCCGGCTGCTGGCCGAGGCTGCGGCACGCGACCCGGCCTGA
- a CDS encoding Tm-1-like ATP-binding domain-containing protein, whose product MSTEKTIYVVGCCDTKQAELAYVANRIRMQGHKVLLVDVSTHHPSAQADFSARIVAASHPQGADAVFTGDRGTAVGAMGDAFERFMVSRNDVAGVIGLGGSGGTAIVTQGMRALPVGTPRVVVSTMAAGNVSAYVGPNDIYMVNSITDIAGLNSISRRVLCNAANAIAGMAAGARDETQDDKSAIGLTMFGVTTPCITQISELLGEHYECMVFHATGIGGQSMEKLAAGGFFKGVLDITTTEVCDLLFGGVLPATEQRFGFLADRPVPYVGSCGALDMVNFGAKETVPEQYRHRNLYVHNPQVTLMRTTREENIAVGRWIGERLNRSQGAVRFLLPEGGVSVLDVPGMPFHDPEADEALFRAIEETVHATELRRVIRVPHAINSPEFAAIAVRHFNDII is encoded by the coding sequence ATGAGCACAGAAAAAACGATCTACGTCGTCGGCTGCTGCGATACCAAGCAGGCCGAGCTGGCCTACGTCGCCAACCGTATCCGCATGCAGGGCCACAAGGTGCTGCTGGTGGACGTGTCCACCCACCATCCCTCGGCCCAGGCGGATTTCAGCGCGCGGATCGTCGCCGCCAGCCACCCGCAGGGCGCAGACGCGGTGTTCACGGGCGACCGTGGCACGGCCGTCGGCGCCATGGGCGATGCGTTCGAGCGTTTCATGGTGTCGCGCAACGACGTCGCGGGCGTGATCGGCCTGGGCGGCTCCGGCGGCACGGCCATCGTCACGCAAGGCATGCGCGCCCTCCCGGTGGGAACGCCGCGCGTGGTGGTCTCCACGATGGCCGCGGGCAACGTCAGCGCCTACGTGGGTCCCAACGATATCTACATGGTGAACTCCATCACCGACATCGCGGGCCTGAACAGCATCTCGCGCAGGGTGCTCTGCAATGCCGCCAATGCCATCGCCGGCATGGCCGCAGGCGCGCGCGACGAGACGCAGGACGACAAGTCCGCGATCGGACTCACCATGTTCGGCGTGACCACGCCCTGCATCACGCAGATCAGCGAGCTGCTGGGGGAGCACTACGAATGCATGGTGTTCCACGCGACGGGCATCGGCGGCCAATCGATGGAAAAGCTCGCGGCTGGGGGCTTCTTCAAGGGAGTGCTCGACATCACGACGACGGAGGTCTGCGACCTGCTGTTCGGCGGCGTGCTGCCGGCCACCGAGCAGCGCTTCGGCTTTCTGGCCGACCGGCCCGTGCCGTACGTGGGATCGTGCGGCGCGCTCGACATGGTGAACTTCGGCGCGAAGGAGACCGTCCCGGAGCAGTACCGGCACCGCAACCTCTATGTGCACAACCCGCAGGTCACGCTGATGCGCACAACCCGGGAAGAGAACATCGCCGTGGGCCGCTGGATCGGTGAGCGCCTGAACCGGAGCCAGGGCGCCGTGCGCTTTCTGCTGCCCGAGGGCGGGGTCTCGGTGCTCGACGTCCCCGGCATGCCCTTTCATGACCCCGAGGCCGACGAAGCCCTCTTCCGCGCGATCGAGGAGACCGTCCATGCCACCGAACTGCGCCGCGTGATCCGCGTGCCGCACGCCATCAATTCGCCGGAGTTCGCCGCCATCGCGGTACGGCATTTCAACGACATCATCTGA